One Labilithrix sp. genomic window, CCGTAGTAGTCCGGCTCGTACGGCCTGCCGTTCTCGTCGACGTACTCCGTCACCACCTCGAGGTACGCGAGCTTCGAGCCGACCTGCACGTACGCGTCGCCGGAGCCGACGAGGCCGCCGTTGTAGTAGCCGCCGTAGAAGCCGTAGCCGTCGAGGCCGACGCCGCAACCGCCGTAGTAGCCGTAACCGCCGTAGACCGGACGCGTGAGCGGGACGGAGGTGCGACCGACGATCTTCGGCGCGGCCGGGTTCGACGTGTCGATCGCGGCGACGATGACGTGCCCCGCGTCCGTCGACTGGTAGTCGTACTTGTAGACCGGCAGCGTCATCCACACCGTGCTGCCGCGCGAGAAGAGGCGCGCGTCGTACCACGCCGTCCACGACGAGTAGCCGTAGGAGCACTGCTGCTGCGGCGCCGCGAGCTCCGCGAGCGACACCTTGCCGACCGCGTTCGCGTCGTCGGCGTTGTCCTTCGGCGTGAGCGCGAGCATCGCCTCGCCCGACCACCAGTCGTTCGTGATCGCGGCGATGTGCGTCGGCGTCTCGACCATGCGGTACGCCGGGTTCGAGAGATCGAGCTCGTCGAGGCGGGCCGGAGCGTCCCGCTTCGCGATGTCGAAGGTCGTCACGTTGCGATCCGACATGCCGAGGAGGCGCCCGCCGGGGAGCACCATCGCGCGCTTCGGCTGGCCGCGGTTCGGCGCGAGGCCGCGGAGCGTGAGGCCCGTCTTCGCGTAGTCGATGATCTGGATGCCGTTCTGCGCCTGCTCGCAGGTCGCGCCGTCCCAGCGCCCGTAGCTCGCGAACGGGACGAGGATCGTCCCCTCCTCGTCGAGGACGCGGATCGCTTTGTGGATGCGATCGGCGTCGGCCGCGATGTGGCCGCCGCTCCCGAAGGCGACGCGCGTGAGCATCGTCGGGTTCTCGAGGTCGCTCACGTCGAAGAGCGACACCGCGAGCTTGCCGCCCCAGTTCATCTGGTCGTAGCCGAAGCCGACGAGGCGATCGCCGCGCGGCTCCATGTGGAAGATCCAGCCCGGCATCTCGAGCGCGGCGGCCTGCTTCGGCTGCGCCGGGTTCGAGAGGTCGATCGTGTAGAGCGGGTCCGTCTGCTGCGCCGTGATCGCGTAGCCGCGAACGCCGTCGAAGCGCACGCTCCGCAGCGACTCGGGCTCCGGCAGAATCAGCTCGGTCTGCCCGAGCGGCGTGATGCTCGCCGCGCTCGTCACCGTGAACGTCTGCACGCGCGGGTTGATCGTGCCGTTGGGGCCCCACCATCCGTTGCCGTACTGGCTCACGACGCGGAGCACGCCCTCGTGCTCGTCCATCTGCCAGCGGCTGTTGATGCTCCCCGCGATCGCGACGTCGGCGCCGCGCTTCAGCTTCCCGGACATGTCCGAGATGTCGACGACCTGGATGACGGAGCCGCGGTTCGCGTCGCCGCCCGACCAGTCCCAGGAGGGACCGCCGATGTACATCCGCTGGTTCGTCGCGCTCACGCTGCGCTGCCACCAGCTGTAGTCCTTGCGCGGCGCGCGGAACGCGATCTGATCGATCTTCGCGACGCTCGTACCGCCCACCGCGAACGAGGTCACCGTCGTCGACGGGAGCTCGTTGCAGTTCCAGCAGTAGCCGTTCTCGAACGTGACGAGGTAGAGCGAGCTCCCGACGAGGCGCGAGTCGGCGATCGAGCCCGGGACGTCGTAGTGACCGACCTCGGTGATCTTCGCGGGGTTCGTGACGTCGAGCTCGAGGAGCTCGCTCGTCTGCACCCACTTGCCGCCCCTGCCGTCCTGGATCCAGCGGCCGAAGTCGTTCAGCATCACGTGCGCGCGCCCGTTCTCGACGTACATCTCGAACGGCACGCCGTCGGTGCGCTTGCGACCGAGCAGGCGAAGGTGCGTCGGATCCGAGACGTCGACGACGGCGAGACCGCCGTACTGCGAGAGCGCGTAGAGACGGTTGCCATCCAGCTTGACGATGTCAGCCTCCTGGATCGCGCGCGACGCGCTCTCGCCCGCAGGAGGGGCCGGACCGCCGGACGACGCGCCACCGCTCGACGACGACGAGCCCGCGCTCCCGTCGTTCGAGTTCGAGCCCGAGCTGCCCGAGCTGCCACTCGACGAGGAGTACTGGCCGTTCGGGCTGTCGGACTCGAAGCCGTTGTCGACGACCTCGACGTTGCTCGTCGGATCGATCGGATGCTTCGTCGTCGGCCCCGGCCCCGGCCCCGGCCCCGGCACGGGCGCCGGCTCGCCGCTCGACACGCCGCCTCCCCCGTCATCACCGCAGCCAACGGCGACCAGCGCCCCCAGGATCAACGAAGCCGGAAACAGCCATTTGCGTTGTGCCATGGACTCTCCTGCCCCCGGCTGAGCACACACTGTGCCGCCCACTAACCACTCGACATCACGTGCCCAAAGCCAGCCCGCGCCCCCATCCGGCACAGATTGGCTCACCGCATCACAGCC contains:
- a CDS encoding beta-propeller domain-containing protein yields the protein MSSGEPAPVPGPGPGPGPTTKHPIDPTSNVEVVDNGFESDSPNGQYSSSSGSSGSSGSNSNDGSAGSSSSSGGASSGGPAPPAGESASRAIQEADIVKLDGNRLYALSQYGGLAVVDVSDPTHLRLLGRKRTDGVPFEMYVENGRAHVMLNDFGRWIQDGRGGKWVQTSELLELDVTNPAKITEVGHYDVPGSIADSRLVGSSLYLVTFENGYCWNCNELPSTTVTSFAVGGTSVAKIDQIAFRAPRKDYSWWQRSVSATNQRMYIGGPSWDWSGGDANRGSVIQVVDISDMSGKLKRGADVAIAGSINSRWQMDEHEGVLRVVSQYGNGWWGPNGTINPRVQTFTVTSAASITPLGQTELILPEPESLRSVRFDGVRGYAITAQQTDPLYTIDLSNPAQPKQAAALEMPGWIFHMEPRGDRLVGFGYDQMNWGGKLAVSLFDVSDLENPTMLTRVAFGSGGHIAADADRIHKAIRVLDEEGTILVPFASYGRWDGATCEQAQNGIQIIDYAKTGLTLRGLAPNRGQPKRAMVLPGGRLLGMSDRNVTTFDIAKRDAPARLDELDLSNPAYRMVETPTHIAAITNDWWSGEAMLALTPKDNADDANAVGKVSLAELAAPQQQCSYGYSSWTAWYDARLFSRGSTVWMTLPVYKYDYQSTDAGHVIVAAIDTSNPAAPKIVGRTSVPLTRPVYGGYGYYGGCGVGLDGYGFYGGYYNGGLVGSGDAYVQVGSKLAYLEVVTEYVDENGRPYEPDYYGSSSSSGSGGPKKEYHYEYRRKLHVIDFADPTQLVHERPVVLPPSLGTTPLHVMGTTVLTSRWVPSPTTKGKVRFYMDRVNLAGTTKQLATVNVPGSLLHVDAPSSRIVTTDYRVTRTPATDYSQCDWYTRGWFDWENSACVRVARDFKLADVTDTKVTLRQTYTPPSQHFWGVQLAEDRIYVTHERIYDYRNYNPGPGGYYDPPVLEEGGLWAIGGLRAGKLGIVSELVGQARWPLAASGAKVALWQENGIGVYDTTSATPKLLSSSELRGYGYSWHVLLGPDRGIASLGEWGLQTLRW